From a single Desulfomicrobium escambiense DSM 10707 genomic region:
- a CDS encoding ABC transporter ATP-binding protein, with the protein MRLAISNLGKSFQGVPVLRDVSFEAGHGELVSIIGPSGVGKTTLLHIIAGLERADRGHVATDPPVTRERPAILVFQDYVLFPNMTVFENVAFGLRARRLPRDEIRRRVTDMLGYFRLQARARAYPAQLSGGQRQRVALARAMVVEPALLLLDEPFANLDRNLKMETALFIRATQREFSTTTISVTHDLEEALAMSDRIGIMLDGRLRQYASPREVYLRPADEETARFLGPVNRLEPAQAALLGLPAEAALLRPESLCLTVDDDGPGRIEGLHFAGHYISYQVSLRGAALTVYSLAPVGETGQRVRVGLCAPGADLRTSIDDTTYPTHGS; encoded by the coding sequence ATGCGCCTGGCCATCTCCAACCTGGGCAAGTCCTTCCAGGGCGTCCCCGTGCTCCGCGACGTCAGCTTCGAGGCGGGGCACGGGGAACTGGTTTCCATCATCGGCCCCTCGGGCGTGGGCAAGACCACCCTGCTGCACATCATCGCCGGCCTGGAACGGGCGGACCGCGGCCACGTGGCCACGGACCCGCCCGTCACCCGCGAAAGGCCGGCCATCCTCGTCTTCCAGGACTACGTCCTGTTCCCGAACATGACCGTGTTCGAGAACGTGGCCTTCGGCCTGCGCGCCCGGCGCCTGCCCCGCGACGAAATCCGCCGGCGCGTCACGGACATGCTCGGCTACTTCCGCCTGCAGGCCCGCGCCCGGGCCTACCCGGCCCAGCTCTCGGGCGGCCAGCGGCAGCGCGTGGCCCTGGCCCGGGCCATGGTCGTGGAACCGGCGCTTCTGCTCCTGGACGAGCCCTTCGCCAACCTCGACCGCAACCTGAAGATGGAGACGGCCCTTTTCATCCGCGCCACCCAGCGGGAATTCTCGACCACGACCATCAGCGTGACCCACGACCTGGAAGAAGCCCTGGCCATGTCCGACCGCATCGGCATCATGCTGGACGGCCGCCTGCGCCAGTACGCCAGCCCCCGGGAGGTCTACCTGCGCCCAGCCGACGAGGAGACAGCGCGGTTCCTTGGGCCCGTGAACCGCCTGGAACCGGCCCAGGCCGCCCTTCTGGGCCTGCCCGCCGAAGCCGCCCTCCTGCGCCCGGAATCCCTGTGCCTGACCGTCGACGACGACGGGCCGGGACGCATCGAGGGCCTCCACTTCGCCGGACATTACATCAGCTACCAAGTCAGCCTGCGCGGCGCCGCGTTGACCGTCTACAGCCTCGCCCCGGTGGGCGAGACCGGCCAGCGCGTGCGCGTCGGCCTCTGCGCGCCGGGCGCCGACCTGCGCACATCCATCGACGACACCACATATCCGACACACGGGAGTTGA